One window of the Nicotiana tabacum cultivar K326 chromosome 4, ASM71507v2, whole genome shotgun sequence genome contains the following:
- the LOC142179996 gene encoding uncharacterized protein LOC142179996, giving the protein MEYLYRILKYMSDLPDFKYHPMCKHLKLTHLVFADDLMIFCKGQEKYIRRVIEALNHFTRVTRLIANMEKSNIFIAGVDDHTKATLLSITGFSLGTFPIRYLGLSVSPKKRNKLECHQLIDKITQKIQNGYAK; this is encoded by the coding sequence ATGGAGTACCTGTATAGAATACTCAAGTATATGAGTGACTTACCTGATTTCAAATACCACCCAATGTGTAAGCACCTAAAGCTTACACATTTAGTTTTTGCTGATGACTTGATGATATTTTGTAAAGGCCAAGAGAAATATATTAGGAGAGTTATTGAGGCTTTAAATCACTTCACTAGGGTTACAAGATTGATAGCAAACATGGAAAAATCAAACATCTTCATAGCAGGAGTAGATGACCATACAAAGGCAACTTTACTAAGCATCACTGGATTTTCACTAGGGACTTTTCCTATAAGGTATTTGGGATTATCAGTTTCTCCTAAAAAAAGAAACAAACTAGAATGTCATCAGCTGATTGATAAGATTACTCAGAAAATTCAGAATGGGTATGCTAAATAG
- the LOC142179995 gene encoding uncharacterized protein LOC142179995 — MLTIGLAKMGMRVVELFRYMGMVRIMCWNIRGLNAPNKQREVKSLCRNEEVGLVGLLETKVKRNKIVDIATKIFEGWQYITNLDAHYNGRVLIGWRPDFYNIVPIIIDAQIVTCEVKYIPTQITCIISFVYAFNTKEERKTLWTELITQSNKSGLPWLVVGDFNLVLSSEDRLGGNLVTWEEVIDFKTFLDTCGLMELAHGGQRYTWNDKGSD; from the coding sequence ATGCTGACAATAGGATTGGCCAAGATGGGAATGAGGGTGGTCGAACTATTCCGATATATGGGAATGGTTAGGATCATGTGTTGGAATATAAGGGGGCTTAATGCCCCTAATAAGCAGAGGGAAGTTAAATCTCTTTGCAGAAATGAGGAAGTAGGATTAGTGGGATTGCTGGAGACTAAAGTTAAGAGAAATAAGATTGTTGACATAGCCACTAAAATATTTGAAGGGTGGCAATATATCACTAATCTAGATGCTCATTATAATGGGAGAGTGTTAATTGGATGGAGACCAGACTTCTACAATATTGTTCCTATCATTATAGATGCGCAGATAGTGACTTGTGAGGTTAAATACATCCCCACACAAATAACTTGTATTATCTCCTTTGTATATGCCTTTAACACAAAAGAGGAGAGGAAAACACTATGGACTGAGTTAATAACACAAAGCAACAAGAGTGGGTTGCCTTGGCTTGTGGTTGGGGATTTCAACTTAGTGTTAAGTAGTGAGGATAGACTAGGAGGGAATCTTGTTACATGGGAAGAAGTTATAGATTTCAAAACCTTCTTGGACACCTGTGGTTTGATGGAGTTGGCACATGGTGGCCAGAGATATACTTGGAATGATAAAGGCTCTGACTAG
- the LOC142180331 gene encoding uncharacterized protein LOC142180331: protein MKEIGEEVGINGTVTPILAKTIENLATPSQIAEITLTSKTTRRNQSESEGESAVPPIATEVTQIRVGSVDKKQAIRQWTEIVQNSTDKGKNVTTMEGRKSWADEVEEELNTPPPKGSIWDKFDIIKINKAGFKLQFVAPVVHGESSITDIELDDIATEIEYWSFVVVCYVLGAHPPFEVIKSYIQRLWGKHRISQIAMLKNGIILVRFDSVAEKNDVLQGNIFHFDNKPLIVKAWNPDMEFSKEEIQTVPIWIKLPGLDFKYWSPKGLSKIGSLVGKPLMVDQNTEKKAGLNFARLLVEVGMDVKLPDTLVFRNEKGYLIEQKVLYDWRPTLCKFCHQYGHDIAKCRKNNYVTENKIIGEQDEAVQLKQGIDPTKTQKERLGAEEQTKKPPVGKQHGDANKENQPLKLVVKEQKDQTTTSWITPKSQARKQFKTQQ from the coding sequence ATGAAGGAAATTGGAGAGGAAGTGGGAATCAATGGAACGGTAACCCCAATTTTGGCCAAAACAATTGAAAACCTAGCAACGCCTTCCCAAATTGCAGAGATTACATTAACTTCAAAGACAACGAGACGAAATCAAAGTGAGAGTGAGGGGGAATCTGCGGTGCCTCCAATTGCTACAGAGGTAACACAAATTAGGGTTGGCTCTGTTGATAAGAAACAAGCTATACGTCAATGGACAGAGATTGTGCAAAATTCAACTGATAAAGGAAAAAACGTAACAACGATGGAAGGAAGAAAGTCATGGGCCGATGAAGTCGAGGAGGAATTGAATACACCACCTCCAAAAGGATCAATATGGGACAAGTTTGACATAATTAAGATCAACAAAGCTGGTTTCAAGCTGCAATTTGTTGCTCCGGTTGTGCATGGCGAGTCTTCGATCACTGATATAGAGCTGGATGATATAGCAACTGAAATTGAATACTGGAGTTTTGTTGTTGTATGCTATGTATTGGGAGCCCATCCCCCGTTTGAAGTAATCAAAAGTTACATCCAGAGGTTGTGGGGTAAGCATAGAATTAGTCAAATTGCTATGCTTAAAAATGGCATCATTTTGGTGAGATTTGATTCTGTTGCTGAAAAGAATGATGTTTTACAAGGGAATATCTTCCATTTTGACAATAAGCCACTTATTGTCAAAGCTTGGAACCCTGACATGGAGTTCTCCAAAGAGGAAATTCAGACTGTTCCTATATGGATCAAGCTGCCTGGCCTAGACTTCAAGTACTGGAGCCCAAAGGGACTGAGCAAAATAGGTAGTTTAGTGGGCAAGCCACTCATGGTAGATCAGAATACAGAGAAAAAGGCTGGATTGAACTTTGCGAGGTTGTTGGTGGAAGTAGGCATGGATGTAAAGCTACCAGATACATTAGTATTTAGGAATGAGAAAGGATACCTGATTGAGCAGAAAGTTCTTTATGATTGGAGACCTACTCTATGCAAATTTTGCCATCAGTATGGGCATGACATTGCAAAGTGTAGGAAAAATAATTATGTgactgaaaataaaataatagggGAACAAGATGAGGCTGTTCAATTGAAGCAAGGCATAGATCCTACAAAAACTCAAAAAGAGAGATTGGGGGCTGAGGAGCAGACTAAAAAGCCACCTGTAGGGAAACAACATGGAGATGCTAACAAGGAGAATCAACCACTAAAGTTAGTAGTGAAGGAACAGAAGGATCAAACTACAACAAGTTGGATTACCCCTAAGAGTCAAGCTAGAAAACAATTTAAGACTCAACAATAG